The Microbacterium paraoxydans genome includes a window with the following:
- a CDS encoding FAD-dependent oxidoreductase: MTQHSEFDLAVIGTGGAAMSAAIHARLEGASVVAIESGTLGGTCVNVGCVPSKTLLAAAHIRHAAISNPFPSVSTIAGNVDLAALMQQKDELVGMLRQTKYADIATAYGFEILPGTATFASPSTLLVDGQPVRAKSYLIATGAEPLIPAIPGIEQIEYLTSTTAMELTELPDSLVVIGGGFVGLEQAQLFARLGVDVTVIGRLASHTEPELSSELRKAFLDDGITVIGDRAASIARIDGLAHVTTARGLWLWVNGYS, encoded by the coding sequence ATGACGCAACACAGCGAGTTCGACCTTGCGGTGATCGGCACTGGCGGCGCGGCAATGTCCGCAGCAATCCACGCCCGATTGGAGGGTGCGAGCGTCGTCGCCATCGAGTCCGGCACCCTCGGCGGTACCTGCGTGAACGTGGGCTGTGTGCCTTCGAAGACGCTCCTCGCGGCCGCTCACATACGCCACGCCGCGATCTCGAATCCGTTCCCGAGCGTCTCCACGATTGCTGGCAACGTTGACCTCGCCGCGCTCATGCAACAAAAAGACGAGCTGGTCGGCATGCTCCGCCAAACCAAGTACGCAGACATCGCCACCGCGTACGGATTCGAGATCCTTCCCGGCACAGCCACGTTCGCCAGTCCATCCACGCTGCTCGTAGATGGCCAACCGGTGCGTGCCAAGTCGTATCTCATTGCTACCGGTGCAGAACCACTCATCCCGGCTATCCCCGGTATCGAACAAATCGAGTACCTGACGTCGACCACAGCGATGGAACTGACTGAGCTGCCCGATTCGCTGGTCGTGATCGGCGGGGGTTTCGTTGGTCTGGAACAAGCGCAACTCTTCGCCCGGCTCGGGGTCGACGTCACCGTCATCGGACGGCTCGCCTCGCACACCGAACCCGAACTTTCCTCGGAACTCCGCAAGGCCTTCCTGGATGACGGAATTACTGTCATTGGTGACCGTGCCGCGAGCATCGCACGTATCGACGGTTTGGCGCACGTGACGACGGCCCGGGGACTGTGGCTGTGGGTGAACGGGTACTCGTAG
- a CDS encoding heavy metal-responsive transcriptional regulator, producing the protein MRIGELAEKARTTTSTLRYYEERGLLPQPERTPTGYRSYGDESIQRLEFIDRARAAGLTLAQTAEILDVRDSGHSPCDHVRGLLDRQLVDIDAQIDKLQALRSNIVELRANATATASEPCAPESICRYL; encoded by the coding sequence ATGCGGATCGGGGAACTCGCCGAAAAGGCAAGGACTACTACGTCGACCCTCCGGTACTACGAAGAGCGCGGGCTACTGCCGCAGCCAGAACGAACCCCGACTGGGTACCGCAGCTATGGGGACGAGTCAATTCAGAGGCTTGAATTCATTGACCGGGCACGTGCCGCCGGGCTCACCCTGGCACAAACCGCAGAGATTCTGGATGTTCGTGACTCGGGCCATTCGCCCTGCGATCACGTGCGAGGCCTCCTTGACCGTCAGCTCGTAGACATCGACGCGCAGATCGATAAGTTGCAGGCCTTGCGCTCCAACATCGTCGAGCTTCGCGCAAACGCCACGGCAACCGCATCCGAACCCTGCGCTCCAGAGTCCATCTGCCGCTACCTCTGA
- a CDS encoding DUF6112 family protein: MNIDVTPNDSGLPGIGQLRVIVGAVMTIGLILSVLALIVSAIVWGFGANSSNPHLASRGKLGVLVSCGAAIICGASVTLINFFWNVGQQV, encoded by the coding sequence ATGAATATCGACGTGACTCCCAACGACTCGGGGTTGCCCGGAATCGGTCAGTTGCGCGTCATCGTTGGCGCCGTCATGACGATCGGGCTAATCCTGTCCGTGCTCGCACTGATCGTGTCGGCGATCGTGTGGGGATTCGGGGCCAACTCATCCAATCCCCACCTCGCCTCCCGCGGCAAGCTCGGCGTACTCGTCTCCTGTGGCGCCGCCATCATCTGCGGTGCTTCCGTGACGCTGATCAACTTCTTCTGGAACGTCGGGCAGCAGGTGTGA
- a CDS encoding conjugal transfer protein TrbL, with protein MSVCDIPVISSVCDAVGEGAATLVSAPFDWLAATMGQAAGWLIEAMWTVFDSTTLVDVQSQGYLDVYNLLFGIGVFIVLLFFCFQLILGLIRREPAALSRAALGAAKAVLGSFVVITLTATALEIVDQLSIGIVQAAGETTETMGDKIALLTAGLTTINIAAPGVGAIITIFLAGLMICAVAIVWFSLLIRKALLLVAIGLAPIAFAGAAWDVTRGWIGKWVAFVVALIVSKLVLVVVFLIAITQVSTPIEADLASVTEPISGIVLLFIAAFAPYMVYRFISFLGFDLYQAMGSEQEAKNAVNRPVPVPSKPQGDGVKKVLDGGSGGCSGATPTSSGARGTSTPAGASTSGAAAGAKAGPGASGGAGASAGAGAGAGAGAAAAAGPAAAVIIGAEVVKGAATAGPKLGQAIGGTAETAMTGAGEIGAAPSATPPATATPSVPQPPAPRSDPAPPSTPRPRPNGKE; from the coding sequence ATGAGTGTCTGCGATATCCCCGTCATCTCCAGTGTGTGCGATGCGGTCGGTGAGGGCGCCGCAACGCTGGTGTCTGCCCCATTCGACTGGCTGGCTGCGACGATGGGGCAAGCCGCCGGATGGCTCATCGAAGCCATGTGGACCGTCTTCGACAGCACCACCCTCGTCGACGTCCAGTCGCAGGGCTACCTCGACGTCTACAACCTGCTCTTCGGTATCGGTGTCTTCATCGTGCTGCTCTTCTTCTGCTTCCAACTCATTCTGGGACTGATCCGGCGCGAACCTGCTGCGCTCTCGCGCGCAGCGCTCGGTGCGGCCAAGGCTGTGCTCGGTTCGTTTGTGGTCATCACGCTGACGGCAACGGCGTTGGAGATCGTCGACCAGCTCTCCATCGGCATCGTCCAGGCTGCGGGAGAGACCACCGAGACGATGGGCGACAAGATCGCGCTGCTTACCGCTGGCCTCACCACGATCAATATTGCTGCGCCCGGCGTCGGAGCGATCATCACGATCTTCCTCGCCGGGCTCATGATCTGCGCGGTCGCGATTGTCTGGTTCTCACTCCTCATTCGCAAAGCTCTGCTGCTCGTGGCGATTGGGCTTGCGCCGATCGCCTTCGCCGGTGCTGCCTGGGACGTCACTCGCGGATGGATCGGCAAATGGGTGGCGTTCGTCGTCGCACTGATCGTGTCCAAACTCGTGCTCGTCGTCGTGTTCCTGATCGCCATCACCCAGGTCTCAACGCCGATCGAAGCTGACCTCGCCTCCGTCACTGAACCGATCTCGGGCATTGTGCTGCTATTCATCGCCGCGTTCGCGCCTTACATGGTCTACCGATTCATCTCGTTCCTCGGCTTCGACCTCTACCAGGCGATGGGAAGCGAGCAGGAAGCGAAGAACGCCGTCAACCGCCCCGTTCCTGTTCCGTCGAAGCCGCAAGGAGACGGCGTGAAGAAAGTCCTCGATGGCGGCTCCGGCGGTTGTTCCGGCGCAACTCCCACATCGAGCGGTGCGCGAGGCACATCGACCCCAGCGGGGGCGAGTACCAGCGGAGCAGCAGCCGGAGCCAAAGCGGGACCTGGCGCGAGCGGAGGCGCTGGAGCCAGTGCTGGTGCCGGAGCGGGCGCTGGTGCTGGAGCTGCCGCGGCGGCCGGGCCTGCAGCAGCCGTGATCATCGGAGCCGAAGTCGTCAAGGGCGCAGCGACAGCGGGACCGAAGCTCGGGCAGGCGATCGGCGGCACCGCCGAAACAGCGATGACCGGCGCAGGTGAAATCGGGGCTGCCCCGTCTGCGACGCCTCCTGCCACCGCGACTCCCTCTGTGCCACAGCCGCCAGCACCAAGATCAGATCCCGCACCGCCGAGCACCCCGCGGCCCCGGCCAAACGGAAAGGAGTGA